A region of uncultured Carboxylicivirga sp. DNA encodes the following proteins:
- a CDS encoding beta-L-arabinofuranosidase domain-containing protein translates to MQLKNLIKSTVFLGLVCSAISCNQPTDSRIETDGREVVDFKVLTFPLEDVKLLDGPFKHATELNEQSLLNYEPDRLLAKFRSEAGLEPKAEHYHGWEDNTIAGHSLGHYLAAICMMYKTTGNEEFLNRANYIVDQLEECQKADGDGYIGAFPDGKRILEEEVANGNIRSQGFDLNGIWVPYYTQHKVMMGLMDAYELCGNQKALEINKKFADWLQTVVKDLSDDQIQLMLNCEHGGINEALAELYAVTGDTTYMKMTDAFYHKSILDPLSINENILPGKHANTQVPKLVGLARIYELTGNEKDRSAAEFFWDRVVHHHSYVTGGHCNHEYFGAPDSLRDQLSDGTTETCNVYNMLKLSSHMFSWEAQPEVADFYERALFNHILSSQHPEDGRVIYNLSLEMGGHKVYQDPHWFTCCVGTGMENHSKYGRNIYYHNNNELYISQYIASELNWKDKGVKIIQDTQYPDEQGTQLTFKTEKPKEFTLQLRYPYWAEQGIEITVNDKAIAVNQKPGSFVSINRNWKDGDVVKLKMPFSLRLETMPDDSNRVAIMYGPLVLAGDLGPEDDLKVSELMYVPVLMSESRNPSDWMKPVEGKVNTFTTHDVGRPRDVVFKPFYQTHERRYSVYFDLFDQADWDEKQAEYRAKQDQKKKIDNMTIDFFQLGEMQPERDHNYEGDKVFVDQFKQKRYRQADRGGWFSFDMTVYSGQPMALVFEYWGGFPWSLTFDIFVNDQKLVTENLKNKRPGEFFYQVYELPDNLTVNGGKVKVKLVPHEGHRAGPVFSVRTIKR, encoded by the coding sequence ATGCAATTAAAAAACCTAATAAAAAGCACTGTATTTTTAGGCCTTGTGTGCTCTGCCATTTCATGTAATCAACCTACTGATTCAAGAATTGAAACTGACGGACGTGAAGTAGTTGATTTCAAGGTGCTCACTTTTCCGCTGGAAGATGTCAAACTTTTGGATGGCCCTTTTAAGCATGCAACAGAATTAAATGAGCAATCACTCTTAAACTACGAGCCTGATCGATTACTGGCCAAATTTCGTTCTGAAGCCGGTTTAGAACCCAAAGCCGAACATTACCATGGCTGGGAAGATAACACCATTGCTGGGCATAGTTTAGGTCATTACCTGGCAGCCATCTGTATGATGTATAAAACAACCGGTAACGAAGAATTTCTGAATCGGGCCAATTACATAGTTGATCAATTGGAAGAGTGTCAGAAAGCAGATGGTGATGGGTACATTGGTGCATTCCCTGATGGGAAAAGAATTCTGGAAGAAGAAGTAGCCAATGGTAATATTCGCTCACAAGGTTTTGACTTAAACGGCATTTGGGTTCCTTATTATACCCAGCATAAAGTGATGATGGGTTTGATGGATGCCTATGAATTATGCGGAAATCAAAAAGCTCTTGAGATCAATAAAAAGTTTGCCGATTGGTTACAAACTGTTGTGAAAGATCTGAGCGATGACCAAATCCAGTTGATGCTGAATTGTGAACATGGTGGTATTAACGAAGCTTTAGCTGAGTTATACGCAGTTACCGGTGACACCACCTACATGAAAATGACGGATGCTTTCTATCATAAGTCAATTCTAGATCCATTATCCATTAACGAGAATATTTTGCCCGGAAAACATGCCAACACGCAGGTACCAAAACTGGTTGGTTTGGCACGTATCTACGAATTAACCGGAAACGAGAAAGATCGTAGTGCTGCAGAATTTTTCTGGGACAGAGTTGTTCATCATCATTCGTATGTAACAGGTGGGCATTGTAATCATGAATATTTTGGAGCACCCGACTCTCTGCGCGATCAGTTAAGCGATGGCACCACAGAAACCTGCAATGTGTATAACATGCTTAAGCTTTCGAGTCATATGTTTAGCTGGGAAGCTCAACCCGAAGTTGCTGATTTTTACGAACGTGCCCTTTTTAATCATATTCTGTCGTCTCAACATCCGGAAGATGGAAGAGTTATTTACAACCTTTCACTGGAGATGGGAGGTCATAAGGTTTATCAGGATCCTCATTGGTTCACCTGCTGTGTTGGAACAGGAATGGAGAATCACTCGAAATACGGTCGTAACATCTACTACCATAACAACAATGAGTTATATATTAGCCAATATATTGCATCGGAACTAAACTGGAAAGACAAAGGTGTAAAGATCATTCAGGACACTCAATATCCAGATGAGCAAGGTACTCAATTAACATTCAAAACAGAGAAACCAAAGGAATTTACTCTGCAATTACGTTATCCTTATTGGGCTGAACAAGGGATTGAAATTACAGTGAATGATAAAGCCATTGCTGTCAATCAAAAACCGGGCAGTTTTGTAAGCATTAACCGCAATTGGAAGGATGGTGATGTTGTAAAGCTTAAGATGCCATTCAGTCTGAGACTGGAAACAATGCCTGATGATTCAAACCGTGTAGCCATTATGTATGGGCCATTGGTACTGGCAGGCGATTTAGGTCCTGAAGATGATCTTAAGGTAAGTGAGCTGATGTATGTGCCGGTATTAATGAGCGAATCGCGCAATCCATCTGATTGGATGAAACCGGTCGAAGGAAAAGTAAATACTTTTACGACACATGATGTAGGTCGACCTCGCGATGTGGTTTTCAAACCATTTTATCAAACGCATGAAAGAAGATACTCTGTTTACTTCGATTTGTTTGACCAGGCCGACTGGGACGAGAAACAAGCTGAATACAGAGCAAAACAAGACCAGAAGAAGAAGATTGATAACATGACCATTGATTTCTTTCAACTGGGTGAAATGCAGCCGGAAAGAGATCATAATTATGAAGGTGACAAAGTATTTGTTGATCAGTTTAAGCAAAAAAGATACCGTCAGGCTGACAGAGGCGGATGGTTCTCGTTTGACATGACAGTCTACTCGGGCCAACCCATGGCACTGGTATTTGAATACTGGGGCGGATTCCCGTGGTCACTTACCTTCGATATTTTTGTTAATGACCAAAAACTGGTAACTGAAAACCTGAAGAATAAACGCCCCGGAGAATTCTTTTACCAGGTATATGAATTACCCGATAATTTAACCGTCAATGGTGGAAAAGTAAAGGTAAAACTGGTACCTCATGAAGGCCATCGGGCAGGTCCTGTATTCAGTGTTCGAACCATTAAAAGATAA
- a CDS encoding glycoside hydrolase family 127 protein: MSKEDQKAPLTPVSFTDVKLTDAFWAPKIEINRTVSIPSAFGKCEETGRLDNFALAGGLIKTDHQGDFPFDDTDIYKVLEGASYTLAAQYDADLDNYLDSVITLIAAGQEDDGYLTTCVTNKCERLTGWYGKGRWDRLNSHELYNSGHLYEAAVAHYQATGKRSLLDIAIKNANLVNEVFGPKEGQKHVPSGHPIIEMALVKLYRVTNDKKYLDLARYFVDETGKGTNDHKLNAYSQDHMPVVEQEEAVGHAVRLGYLYSGVTDVASLLHDQQLMEATKRVWENVVSKKLYITGGIGSRAQGEGFGPDYELNNMTAYCETCASISNVYWNYRLFLNEHEAKYYDVLERTLYNGVISGVSLSGDKFFYDNPMESVHNHERAPWFGCACCPGNITRFMASVPGYMYATDKHTIYVNLFAQSSAKIPFGEETVAISQETKYPWEGKVTITIDEPSSTKMELKIRIPGWAHNQPVPSDLYHFANENKDAYTVSVNGEKESVKTEDGYILLNDKWNAGDQITIDFPMPVRKVIANEKATYDQDKIAYQRGPVVYCFEDKDNHDGFMFDNYASADAKVTDEFDASLLGGVVKLKMPAQRISSDKGETDEETVELTAIPYYAWNNRGTSNMLVWLAANKETAIAKQAPSLESKATPTASSGWAPGLNDGFDPKNSGDVDKSYFYWWLKEGSEETVDYEFESPVTIAQSSVYWLNMDHYDGNYRVPEHWSILYKNKAGEWNEIETSDEYGVDLDQYNTINFKPVETTAIRIKAKLQEGESAGILEWKLK; encoded by the coding sequence GTGAGTAAGGAGGACCAAAAGGCTCCCCTAACACCTGTTTCATTTACCGATGTAAAGCTGACAGATGCATTTTGGGCACCTAAAATTGAAATCAATCGAACTGTTTCTATTCCTTCGGCCTTTGGTAAATGTGAAGAAACAGGCAGATTGGATAATTTTGCATTAGCTGGTGGGCTAATTAAAACTGATCACCAGGGTGATTTTCCTTTTGATGATACAGATATTTATAAAGTATTAGAGGGCGCATCCTATACTTTAGCTGCCCAATATGATGCTGACTTGGACAATTATTTGGATAGTGTGATCACATTAATAGCTGCAGGTCAGGAAGATGATGGTTACCTAACCACTTGTGTAACCAATAAATGCGAACGATTAACCGGATGGTACGGTAAAGGTCGATGGGATCGTTTAAACAGTCATGAGCTCTATAACAGTGGTCACCTTTACGAAGCGGCTGTAGCTCATTATCAGGCAACCGGCAAAAGGAGTCTACTGGATATTGCCATCAAAAATGCCAATCTGGTGAATGAAGTATTCGGGCCAAAAGAAGGTCAGAAACATGTACCTTCGGGTCACCCGATTATTGAAATGGCACTGGTTAAACTTTACAGAGTTACCAACGATAAGAAATACCTTGATCTGGCTCGTTACTTTGTTGATGAAACCGGTAAAGGAACCAATGATCATAAATTAAATGCATACAGCCAGGATCATATGCCTGTTGTTGAACAGGAAGAAGCTGTTGGACATGCTGTTCGCTTAGGATATTTATATTCAGGCGTTACAGATGTGGCTTCATTACTTCACGATCAACAATTAATGGAAGCTACCAAACGCGTTTGGGAAAACGTTGTTTCTAAAAAGTTATACATCACAGGTGGCATTGGCTCGCGTGCTCAGGGTGAAGGTTTTGGTCCTGATTACGAGTTAAACAACATGACTGCCTATTGCGAGACCTGTGCATCCATTTCGAATGTGTACTGGAATTACCGCTTATTCTTGAATGAACACGAAGCCAAGTATTACGATGTTCTGGAGCGGACTCTTTACAACGGAGTAATTTCCGGAGTATCATTAAGTGGTGATAAATTCTTCTACGATAACCCTATGGAGTCTGTTCATAATCACGAAAGAGCGCCGTGGTTTGGATGTGCTTGCTGCCCGGGCAACATAACCCGCTTTATGGCATCAGTTCCGGGATATATGTATGCTACCGATAAACACACTATTTATGTGAACTTATTTGCCCAAAGCTCTGCTAAAATTCCATTTGGAGAAGAAACCGTAGCTATTAGTCAGGAAACAAAATATCCATGGGAAGGTAAGGTTACTATCACCATTGATGAGCCTTCATCAACCAAAATGGAACTAAAAATCAGAATACCGGGATGGGCCCACAATCAACCTGTTCCATCTGACCTATATCATTTTGCCAACGAAAACAAGGATGCATATACGGTAAGTGTAAATGGTGAAAAGGAATCTGTCAAAACCGAAGATGGTTACATCTTATTAAATGACAAATGGAACGCTGGTGATCAAATCACTATTGATTTTCCAATGCCGGTTCGTAAAGTTATTGCCAACGAAAAGGCAACCTACGATCAGGACAAAATAGCTTATCAAAGAGGACCGGTGGTATATTGTTTCGAGGATAAAGATAACCACGATGGTTTCATGTTCGATAACTATGCATCTGCTGATGCTAAAGTAACGGATGAATTTGATGCTTCTCTATTGGGGGGAGTGGTTAAATTAAAAATGCCTGCTCAACGAATTAGTAGTGACAAAGGTGAAACAGACGAAGAAACTGTTGAGTTAACAGCTATTCCTTACTATGCATGGAACAACCGAGGAACTTCCAACATGTTGGTTTGGTTGGCAGCCAATAAAGAAACAGCTATTGCCAAACAAGCTCCATCATTGGAATCAAAAGCAACACCAACTGCATCCAGCGGATGGGCTCCCGGTTTAAATGATGGATTCGATCCTAAAAACTCAGGTGATGTAGACAAATCATATTTCTACTGGTGGTTGAAAGAAGGTAGCGAAGAAACCGTTGACTATGAATTTGAATCACCTGTTACGATAGCACAATCTTCGGTTTACTGGCTGAATATGGATCATTACGATGGTAACTACCGTGTACCTGAGCATTGGTCAATCCTTTATAAAAATAAGGCCGGAGAATGGAACGAAATTGAAACAAGTGACGAATATGGAGTGGATTTAGATCAATACAATACCATCAACTTTAAACCTGTTGAAACAACGGCAATTCGTATCAAAGCGAAGCTTCAGGAAGGCGAGTCAGCTGGTATATTGGAATGGAAATTAAAATAG
- a CDS encoding beta-L-arabinofuranosidase domain-containing protein produces the protein MKKIAFLLLSCIVFTTYAQDKNSGYPISPVPFTSVKVNDAFWGQRLKASREVTIPLAFSKCEETGRYQNFINAAHPNDTIKVGGLSFDDTDVYKTIEGASYSMQTFPDAKLDHYIDSILVIVKAAQEPDGYLYTSRTMNPKHPHEWAGSKRWEKEEDLSHELYNLGHMVEGAIAHYQATGKTNFLDIAKAYADCAVREVGDGHDQACVVPGHQIAEMALAKLYVVTGEQKYLDLAKFLLDKRGYTTIKTEYSQSHKPVLEQDEAVGHAVRAAYMYSGMADVAALTGDTSYIHAIDRIWDNIVGKKLYITGGIGATNHGEAFGKNYELPNMSAYCETCAAIGNVYMNYRLFLLHGESKYYDVLERTLYNGLISGVSLDGDGFFYPNPLESIGQHQRQAWFGCACCPSNVSRFIPSVPGYIYAVHNSDLYVNLFMSNTSTLDVNSKKVNLTQKTSYPWNGDIAIEVNPEKKQSFNLKIRVPGWVQGQVVPSDLYSFADKKRLSYTVMVNGKVVESKLTNGYFTISRKWSKGDKVSVHFDMETRVVKAHPLVEADQGKVSFERGPIVYCAEWPDNDFSVLSAFIPQKPEFKVTEKPDMLYGLNMIQTSAQVLAYNKEGKIEVEDVELNLIPYYAWAHRGSGEMAVWFSNELRSTRPVQQPTLASESKVNASHMVKAISAVNDRLIPKDEHDRSIPYYHWWPKQGTIEWISYEFQEENTVSSSSVIWYDDAPWGGCRIPEAWKIYYKDSEGNWTPVENDTDYPIVKGTLNTISFKPVTTKAVKIEVQLPDDNAAGLFEWEVE, from the coding sequence ATGAAGAAAATTGCCTTCTTACTTCTGTCCTGCATCGTTTTTACAACCTACGCGCAAGATAAGAATAGTGGATATCCAATCTCTCCAGTGCCTTTTACTTCGGTAAAAGTTAACGATGCTTTTTGGGGACAACGTCTGAAAGCAAGTCGTGAAGTGACCATACCATTGGCATTTAGTAAATGTGAAGAAACAGGTCGGTATCAAAACTTCATCAATGCAGCCCATCCGAATGATACAATCAAAGTTGGAGGTTTATCATTTGATGATACCGATGTATATAAAACCATTGAAGGTGCCAGCTATTCAATGCAGACTTTCCCGGATGCTAAACTAGATCATTACATCGATAGTATTTTGGTGATCGTAAAAGCGGCTCAGGAACCTGATGGATATTTGTATACCAGCAGAACCATGAATCCTAAACATCCACATGAATGGGCAGGTTCGAAAAGATGGGAAAAAGAGGAAGACTTAAGTCATGAGTTATATAACCTAGGGCATATGGTTGAAGGAGCCATTGCTCATTACCAGGCTACTGGTAAAACCAACTTTTTGGATATTGCAAAAGCCTATGCTGATTGTGCTGTTCGTGAAGTAGGTGATGGTCACGATCAGGCGTGTGTGGTTCCGGGTCACCAGATTGCAGAAATGGCTTTAGCTAAATTATATGTGGTTACCGGAGAACAAAAATACCTTGATTTGGCTAAGTTTTTATTGGATAAAAGAGGTTACACTACCATCAAAACAGAATACAGCCAATCGCATAAACCGGTTCTGGAGCAGGATGAAGCAGTTGGACACGCAGTACGTGCCGCATACATGTATTCGGGTATGGCTGATGTTGCAGCTTTAACCGGCGACACTTCATATATTCATGCCATCGATCGTATATGGGATAACATTGTTGGAAAAAAACTATACATTACCGGAGGTATTGGTGCTACCAACCATGGTGAGGCTTTTGGTAAAAATTACGAATTGCCTAACATGTCGGCCTATTGCGAAACATGCGCTGCCATTGGTAATGTTTACATGAACTACCGCTTATTCCTTCTTCATGGAGAATCAAAATATTACGATGTATTGGAACGTACGCTTTATAACGGATTAATCAGCGGAGTTTCATTAGATGGTGACGGATTCTTCTACCCTAACCCACTGGAATCAATTGGTCAGCACCAACGTCAGGCCTGGTTTGGATGTGCTTGTTGTCCATCCAATGTTTCACGTTTTATTCCTTCTGTTCCCGGTTATATCTATGCCGTTCACAACAGCGATTTATATGTGAACCTTTTTATGTCCAACACATCAACATTAGATGTAAATAGTAAAAAGGTAAATCTAACTCAAAAAACATCTTACCCCTGGAATGGTGATATTGCCATTGAAGTAAATCCTGAGAAAAAACAAAGCTTCAATCTCAAGATCCGTGTTCCGGGCTGGGTGCAAGGTCAGGTTGTACCTAGCGATTTATATTCATTTGCTGATAAAAAACGCTTATCATACACTGTAATGGTAAATGGTAAAGTTGTTGAAAGTAAATTAACCAACGGTTATTTTACTATTTCGCGCAAATGGTCAAAAGGCGATAAAGTTTCTGTACATTTTGATATGGAAACTCGTGTTGTCAAAGCTCATCCATTGGTTGAAGCCGATCAGGGTAAAGTATCTTTCGAACGCGGACCTATTGTTTATTGTGCTGAGTGGCCAGATAATGATTTTAGCGTGCTAAGTGCTTTCATTCCTCAAAAACCAGAATTTAAGGTAACAGAAAAACCTGATATGCTTTATGGTTTAAACATGATTCAGACCAGTGCTCAGGTGCTTGCTTATAACAAAGAGGGCAAGATAGAAGTAGAGGATGTAGAATTGAACCTTATTCCTTACTATGCATGGGCTCACCGTGGCAGCGGAGAAATGGCAGTCTGGTTCTCAAATGAACTACGATCAACACGTCCTGTTCAACAACCAACCCTGGCATCCGAAAGTAAAGTGAATGCTTCGCATATGGTAAAAGCTATTAGTGCCGTTAACGATAGACTGATACCAAAAGATGAACACGATAGATCGATTCCTTATTACCATTGGTGGCCAAAACAAGGAACAATTGAGTGGATTTCATACGAATTTCAGGAGGAAAATACGGTTTCAAGTTCATCTGTAATTTGGTATGATGATGCTCCGTGGGGTGGTTGCAGAATTCCTGAAGCATGGAAGATTTACTATAAAGACAGTGAAGGAAACTGGACTCCGGTTGAAAATGATACAGATTATCCAATCGTGAAAGGAACACTTAACACCATTTCATTCAAGCCGGTAACCACAAAAGCTGTAAAAATTGAAGTTCAACTTCCGGATGATAATGCCGCTGGACTTTTCGAATGGGAAGTTGAATAA
- a CDS encoding DUF4859 domain-containing protein, which translates to MKLLNVILNKQKPVNAGFCIIHLVIILLLFTSCGKNNSIVAQTPNNGSESDEPKSDVVVLTEDDVPDYQKYYKPAEMADMDVLQSDSKWSFVRSRQSDHFIVFWEEGFGDNPNSSDLEEKMRIDIDDLLQKAEEFFSININTLKFADLGTSKTNLETYKMQIYLHYTEEWMAFGAGYDDVIGALWVNPATCKPVGSTIAHEIGHSFQYQVYADLLAHGEIANDFTRGFRYGFGGNGGNAFWEQTAQWQAFQSYPMEAFSSYNFSVYCNNYHRHICDEHQRYASYWMHYFWTDKHGIDAVARVWRESVSPEDPLETYMRIYDLSVSDLNDEIYEAATKFVTWDLDAIRSNGKNHIGQLKYKFYQLEDGSYQVAYSHCPGSTGYNVIPLNVPGAGTTVTTMFTALSPGSDLAPNDPGNYADNETTLVTTHYNTGSQARAGWRYGYVALLTDGKRVYGEMNQNTSAEIDFIIPANCERLWLVVTGAPKTYIAHPWDEIESNDDQWPYIVKFSNTDLLGNVTVDTDKNPENLTLTYNLEFKADKENYTGKIVNLFTNGDIAKVAQALSIQPSDISSNILEAKSSPAEGKIAFAAIEPDESLNYETTANGYGFWFDSNGSVIEWGESNDSKLYCELDAGVMQFSIGQFPGKSSAGDSYQIKEALVYTKGGSQYVVTFIFNVGLQ; encoded by the coding sequence ATGAAACTTTTAAATGTTATATTAAACAAACAAAAGCCGGTAAATGCCGGCTTTTGTATCATACACCTTGTAATAATATTATTGCTGTTTACATCCTGTGGAAAAAACAACTCCATTGTAGCACAAACTCCCAATAATGGAAGTGAGAGCGATGAGCCGAAGTCTGATGTTGTAGTGCTTACAGAAGATGATGTTCCCGACTATCAGAAATATTACAAACCAGCTGAAATGGCCGATATGGATGTGTTACAAAGTGACAGTAAATGGTCGTTCGTGCGCAGCAGACAATCTGATCATTTTATTGTGTTTTGGGAAGAAGGTTTTGGAGATAATCCTAATTCAAGTGACTTAGAAGAAAAAATGCGAATTGATATTGATGACCTGCTGCAAAAAGCAGAAGAATTCTTTAGTATTAATATCAACACCTTAAAATTTGCAGACTTAGGAACATCCAAAACTAATCTTGAGACCTATAAAATGCAAATCTATTTACATTATACAGAGGAATGGATGGCTTTCGGAGCGGGATATGATGATGTAATCGGAGCCTTATGGGTGAACCCGGCTACTTGTAAACCTGTTGGTTCAACCATTGCACATGAGATCGGTCATAGCTTCCAGTACCAGGTATATGCCGACTTACTGGCCCATGGTGAAATAGCAAACGATTTTACCCGAGGATTTAGGTATGGATTTGGCGGAAATGGAGGGAATGCATTTTGGGAACAAACCGCACAATGGCAAGCTTTTCAGAGTTATCCCATGGAAGCCTTTTCATCATATAATTTTTCAGTTTATTGTAATAATTACCATCGCCATATATGTGACGAGCATCAACGATATGCAAGCTACTGGATGCATTACTTCTGGACAGATAAACATGGCATTGATGCGGTTGCAAGAGTTTGGCGCGAATCAGTCAGTCCTGAAGATCCATTAGAGACCTATATGCGAATTTATGATTTGAGTGTAAGTGATCTTAATGATGAGATTTATGAAGCAGCAACCAAATTTGTTACGTGGGATTTGGATGCGATCCGTTCTAATGGAAAAAACCATATTGGTCAGTTGAAATATAAGTTCTATCAATTAGAAGATGGCAGCTATCAGGTTGCCTATAGTCATTGTCCAGGTTCAACCGGTTATAATGTGATACCTTTAAACGTGCCTGGTGCAGGAACTACTGTAACAACTATGTTTACAGCTCTTTCGCCGGGATCTGATCTGGCACCAAATGATCCGGGTAATTATGCTGATAATGAAACTACCTTAGTAACTACACATTATAACACTGGTTCGCAAGCAAGAGCAGGATGGAGATACGGATATGTTGCTTTGTTAACAGACGGTAAAAGAGTATACGGAGAAATGAACCAAAACACCTCAGCTGAGATAGATTTTATAATCCCGGCCAATTGTGAACGCCTATGGTTAGTAGTAACCGGTGCCCCCAAAACATATATCGCACATCCATGGGATGAAATCGAAAGCAACGATGATCAATGGCCTTATATAGTTAAATTTAGCAATACTGATTTGTTGGGTAATGTAACAGTTGATACGGATAAGAATCCTGAAAATTTAACATTGACTTATAATCTGGAATTTAAGGCTGATAAGGAAAACTATACCGGAAAAATTGTAAATCTGTTTACCAATGGTGATATTGCTAAAGTAGCTCAGGCCTTATCAATACAACCTTCCGATATTAGTTCTAATATATTAGAAGCTAAATCTTCTCCTGCAGAAGGTAAAATTGCTTTCGCTGCCATTGAACCAGATGAATCGTTAAACTATGAAACAACCGCCAACGGATATGGCTTTTGGTTCGACAGTAATGGATCAGTAATTGAATGGGGAGAAAGCAATGATAGTAAGTTATACTGTGAGCTGGATGCTGGAGTCATGCAATTCTCAATTGGTCAGTTTCCGGGTAAAAGTTCTGCAGGTGATTCATATCAAATTAAGGAAGCATTGGTATATACTAAAGGGGGTTCTCAATATGTGGTGACCTTTATCTTTAATGTTGGCTTACAATAA